A section of the Alligator mississippiensis isolate rAllMis1 chromosome 8, rAllMis1, whole genome shotgun sequence genome encodes:
- the MARS2 gene encoding methionine--tRNA ligase, mitochondrial has product MLLLPPRRLFLRPLRRSPGAAPRRGSAGPGPGPGPGRERPRLVSTPIFYVNGPPHIGHLYSALLADALHRHRSLRRPGSSRLSTGTDEHGLKVQQAAAEAGEAPSALCARVSGQFRAALAQAAVSFSDFIRTSEPRHSRAVLHFWEALRAGGWLYKGHYEGWYCTASECFVPEAQVAQSPDAQGCAHKVSKESGHQVHWTKEENYMFKLSEFRQPLQKWLHGDKNAISPEPFYHSVLQWLEDDLLDLSVSRDRSRLQWGIPVPDDSTQTIYVWLDALVNYLTVLGYPDAHNAWWPAVHHIVGKDILKFHAIYWPALLMAVGLDPPERIYVHSHWTVHGQKMSKSLGNVVDPLACFRQYTIDGFRYFLLRQGVPERDCDYYDKKVIKIVNSELADALGGLLNRCTAPSINPSGIYPPFSESYFPRSSDQVGAEALGRALREDYELVTSVTLLPLKVTNYFENFQIYKALESITACVRQTNGFFQRHTPWKLCQKNPAEKCWLNTILHVTLECLRVYGTLLQPVIPATADKLLSRLAIAPEERSLRDLTFLPRYHGKPCPFEGRGLGPDTGVLFQKLEKLRCQVETKRSQTSKNSSCE; this is encoded by the exons atgctgctgctgccgccgcgcCGCCTCTTCCTTCGCCCGCTGCGGCGATCGCCAGGGGCCGCTCCTCGGCGGGgcagcgccggccccggccccggccccggccccggccgcgagCGCCCCCGGCTCGTCTCCACCCCGATCTTCTACGTGAACGGGCCGCCGCACATCGGGCACCTCTACTCGGCGCTGCTGGCCGACGCGCTGCACCGGCACCGCAGCCTGCGCCGCCCGGGCAGCAGCCGcctcagcactg GCACGGACGAGCACGGGCTGAAGGTCCAGCAGGCGGCGGCGGAGGCCGGGGAGGCGCCCTCCGCACTGTGCGCCCGTGTGTCGGGGCAGTTCCGCGCGGCGCTGGCGCAGGCCGCCGTCTCCTTCAGCGACTTCATCCGCACGAGCGAGCCGCGCCACAGCCGCGCAGTCCTGCACTTCTGGGAGGCGCTGCGGGCTGGCGGGTGGCTCTACAAGGGACACTACGAAGGCTGGTACTGCACCGCCAGCGAGTGCTTCGTCCCCGAGGCGCAGGTCGCCCAAAGCCCCGACGCACAGGGCTGTGCCCACAAGGTCTCCAAGGAGAGCGGCCACCAG GTACACTGGACCAAAGAAGAGAATTATATGTTCAAGCTATCTGAATTCAGACAACCATTGCAGAAATGGCTCCATGGTGACAAGAATGCAATTTCCCCTGAGCCTTTCTACCACAGTGTGCTGCAGTGGCTGGAAGATGACTTGCTAGACCTCTCTGTTTCCCGTGACAGGAGTCGATTACAGTGGGGTATTCCGGTCCCAGATGATTCAACACAAACCATTTATGTGTGGTTAGATGCCTTGGTAAACTACCTGACTGTATTGGGTTATCCTGACGCACATAATGCCTGGTGGCCTGCTGTGCACCACATTGTGGGCAAGGACATTCTCAAGTTCCATGCCATCTACTGGCCAGCATTACTGATGGCAGTGGGACTGGACCCACCAGAACGGATATATGTGCACTCCCACTGGACAGTCCATGGGCAGAAGATGTCCAAAAGCCTAGGTAATGTGGTGGACCCACTGGCCTGCTTCAGGCAGTATACAATAGATGGTTTTAGGTACTTCCTGCTAAGGCAAGGTGTCCCTGAGCGAGACTGTGACTATTATGACAAAAAGGTTATTAAGATTGTGAATTCAGAGCTGGCAGATGCCCTTGGGGGGCTTCTGAATCGCTGTACAGCTCCCAGCATAAACCCCAGTGGGATTTACCCACCTTTTTCAGAGTCATATTTTCCAAGGAGCTCTGACCAAGTTGGGGCAGAAGCCTTGGGTAGAGCTTTGAGGGAGGACTATGAGCTGGTGACATCAGTAACACTCCTGCCTCTCAAAGTGACAAACTATTTTGAGAACTTTCAAATATACAAGGCTTTGGAATCCATCACTGCATGTGTGAGGCAAACCAATGGCTTCTTCCAGAGACACACGCCTTGGAAACTGTGCCAAAAGAACCCTGCTGAGAAGTGCTGGCTCAACACTATCCTCCACGTCACTCTTGAATGTCTTCGGGTTTATGGAACTCTCTTGCAGCCAGTGATCCCAGCCACTGCAGACAAGTTACTGTCCAGGCTGGCTATTGCTCCTGAGGAAAGGTCTCTTAGAGATCTGACCTTTCTGCCTCGCTATCATGGGAAGCCATGTCCctttgaaggaagaggacttggaCCTGACACTGGCGTTTTATTTCAGAAGTTAGAAAAGCTGAGGTGTCAGGTGGAAACCAAGAGATCTCAGACCTCAAAAAATAGCAGCTGTGAATAA